One Diospyros lotus cultivar Yz01 chromosome 1, ASM1463336v1, whole genome shotgun sequence genomic window carries:
- the LOC127791965 gene encoding transmembrane 9 superfamily member 5, with product MTRIVLFWVLVAAALSSVPPSAAASRNDHRYNVGDRVPLFVNKVGPLNNPSETYEYFDLPFCCSDYLVRKKESLGEVLSGDRLTNALYDLKFREEKVGEILCHKKLERDNIAKFRHAIINEYYFQMYCDDLPLWGFIGKAEDESWAFHEKGPKYYLFTHVQFNALYDGDQIIEISAFSDPSHVVDITEDMETSVKFTYSVFWNATSMPFENRMYRYSRASLLPTHRRIHWFSFINSVVIIVLLMGLLMVLFIRHINNDLKKFINGDEEDKEVGWKYIHNDVFRCPPQMPLFCAILGTGTQLLTLVVILFAMAFLGVLYPYSRGALLTSLVVIYTLTSTISGYISASFCCQFTETGWERSVLLAGILYLGPLFLVVSILNTIAIIYRATAAFPFGTIVVIFLVFTVVNIPLLALGGVIGHRFQPELHAPAAAKGFAREIPPSTWYRKTPCQMFLGGFLPFSAIVLELHNLYASMWGYKIFTHSRVLLVMFVILLILVAILSVGLTYIQLTLEDHEWWWRSILRGGAIAIFMFGYSIYFYAKSNMRGLLQLSFFFGYNACLCYAFFLILGTISFWASLLFVRHIYRAVKNE from the exons ATGACTCGAATCGTTCTTTTCTGGGTACTTGTAGCAGCCGCCTTATCATCGGTTCCCCCCTCCGCCGCCGCTTCTCGGAACGATCATCGCTACAATGTGGGGGATCGCGTCCCCTTATTCGTCAACAAAGTGGGTCCTTTGAACAATCCCAG TGAAACCTACGAATACTTTGACTTGCCTTTCTGCTGCTCAG attACTTGGTCAGAAAGAAGGAATCGCTTGGGGAAGTTTTAAGTGGTGACCGCTTAACCAATGCTTTATATGACTTGAAATTCAGGGAGGAAAAAGTTGGGGAGATTTTGTGCCACAAGAAACTTGAAAGagataatattgctaaattcaGGCATGCTATCATTAATGAGTATTATTTCCAGATGTACTGCGATGATCTTCCCTTATGGGGTTTCATTGGGAAGGCTGAAGATGAAAGCTGGGCATTCCATGAAAAGGGTCCCAAATACTATCTTTTTACTCATGTTCAGTTCAATGCTCTCTATGATGGTGACCAAATTATAGAAATAAGTGCTTTTAGCGATCCAAGTCATGTTGTTGATATAACTGAAGACATGGAGACTAGTGTTAAGTTCACTTATTCTGTCTTCTGGAATGCAACCTCCATGCCGTTTGAGAACAGAATGTACAGATATTCAAGGGCTTCCTTACTGCCAACACACCGGCGGATACATTGGTTTTCATTCATTAACTCAGTTGTGATCATTGTGCTATTAATGGGATTGCTCATGGTGCTTTTTATTCGGCATATCAATAATGATTTAAAGAA GTTTATTAATGGAGACGAAGAAGATAAGGAGGTTGGCTGGAAGTACATTCACAATGACGTATTCAGATGTCCTCCACAAATGCCCTTATTTTGTGCTATTCTGGGCACTGGAACCCAGTTGTTGACACT GGTTGTCATTTTATTTGCTATGGCATTTCTTGGCGTCCTCTATCCCTACAGCCGTGGAGCTCTATTGACTTCTCTTGTGGTGATATATACTCTTACGTCTACAATTTCTGGCTACATCTCAGCATCATTTTGCTGTCAGTTTACAGAAACTGGATGG GAAAGAAGTGTCCTTCTAGCTGGGATTCTCTACCTGGGTCCATTGTTTCTAGTGGTGTCTATCCTCAACACAATTGCAATAATTTATAGGGCCACCGCGGCATTTCCATTTGGGACTATAgtggtgatttttcttgtattCACGGTTGTTAACATCCCCTTACTTGCCTTAGGCGGCGTAATTGGGCACCGTTTTCAACCTGAACTGCATGCACCTGCTGCAGCAAAGGGATTTGCAAGGGAGATTCCACCATCAACTTGGTACAGGAAAACACCTTGTCAAATGTTTCTTGGGGGTTTTTTACCCTTCAGTGCAATTGTCCTCGAGCTGCACAACCTGTATGCAAGCATGTGGGGCTACAAGATCTTCACTCATTCCAGGGTTCTGCTTGTGATGTTCGTGATCCTACTCATACTCGTTGCAATTTTGAGCGTTGGTTTGACATACATTCAGTTGACTCTGGAAGATCATGAATGGTGGTGGAG ATCAATTTTGCGTGGGGGCGCCATCGCCATATTCATGTTTGGCTATTCCATCTACTTCTATGCCAAATCAAACATGAGGGGTCTTCTGCAGCTATCCTTCTTCTTTGGGTACAATGCTTGCTTGTGCTATGCATTCTTCCTGATCCTTGGTACAATTTCTTTCTGGGCTTCTTTGTTGTTTGTTCGTCACATATACCGGGCTGTTAAGAACGAATGA
- the LOC127792504 gene encoding F-box/LRR-repeat protein At1g67190-like — protein sequence MENLPVEVIGNILSRLGAARDVVIASATCRKWREACRRHLQTLSFSSDDWPVYRDLTTSRLEILITQTIFQTTGLQGLYIFMDDVDEFSAATVIAWLMYTRETLRQLIYNVRTTPNVNILDICGRQKLEILVLAHNSITGVEPNYQRFPCLKSLSLSYVSISALDLNMLLSACPKIENLALANPEIAMSDAQVTVELNSLTLKNIYVEAISLDKFILEADSLETLHLKDCALELFELVGKGTLKHFKIDDVSVIHLDIGEAVENLEIVDISNFTIIWSKFYQMISKSSKLRRLRLWDVVFDDEDEIVDLETIALCFPQLSHLALSYDLRDGLLHYGLQGSSHLENVVLLELGWTVFNNLFTHWVSDLLERCPNLKKLVIHGLVSEAKTHEECQMLANFTSSIVQLMRKYMHVDVHFEYE from the coding sequence ATGGAGAACCTTCCTGTTGAAGTAATTGGGAACATATTGTCCCGGCTTGGAGCAGCCCGCGATGTGGTGATTGCTTCTGCAACGTGTAGGAAATGGCGAGAAGCTTGCCGTAGACACCTTCAGACACTTTCATTTAGTTCGGATGATTGGCCTGTTTATCGCGATCTCACAACTAGTCGGCTTGAAATACTGATTACTCAAACTATATTTCAGACAACAGGATTGCagggtttatatatttttatggatGATGTTGACGAGTTCTCTGCTGCCACAGTTATTGCTTGGCTCATGTATACAAGGGAAACTTTACGCCAGTTGATTTACAATGTCCGGACTACCCCAAATGTGAACATTCTCGACATATGTGGGCGGCAGAAACTGGAAATATTGGTCTTGGCTCATAATTCAATCACAGGGGTTGAACCTAATTACCAGAGATTCCCTTGCCTGAAATCCCTCTCTTTGAGTTATGTCAGTATCTCAGCATTGGATCTGAATATGTTGCTCAGTGCTTGTCCAAAAATTGAGAACTTGGCTCTTGCCAACCCTGAAATAGCAATGTCTGATGCTCAGGTTACAGTAGAACTGAATAGTCTGACATTGAAGAACATCTATGTTGAAGCAATAAGTTTGGACAAGTTTATATTGGAGGCTGATAGCCTTGAGACTTTGCATTTGAAAGACTGTGCCCTTGAACTTTTTGAACTTGTTGGAAAGGGGACCTTGAAGCATTTCAAGATTGATGATGTTAGTGTTATACACCTTGATATTGGTGAGGCTGTTGAAAATCTAGAGATTGTAGATATTAGCAATTTTACTATTATCTGGTCAAAGTTCTATCAGATGATCTCCAAATCATCCAAATTGAGAAGGCTTCGGCTTTGGGATGTGGTCTTTGATGACGAGGATGAGATTGTTGATTTGGAGACAATTGCTCTTTGTTTCCCACAACTAAGCCATCTTGCATTGAGTTATGACTTAAGAGATGGACTGCTTCACTATGGTCTGCAAGGTTCATCCCATTTGGAGAACGTGGTTCTATTGGAGCTTGGATGGACAGTATTTAACAATCTTTTCACACATTGGGTTTCAGATCTGCTTGAACGATGTCCAAATCTTAAGAAATTGGTTATTCATGGTCTTGTTTCTGAGGCCAAAACTCATGAAGAATGCCAAATGTTGGCCAACTTTACTTCATCCATTGTGCAGCTTATGAGGAAATATATGCATGTAGATGTGCATTTTGAATATGAATAG